The following are from one region of the Candidatus Bathyarchaeota archaeon genome:
- the gap gene encoding type I glyceraldehyde-3-phosphate dehydrogenase codes for MAIKVAINGFGRIGRLLFRAATERKANIDFVAVNDLAPPETLAYLLKNDSVHGHPPFDVKVEADKIVVDGKPIKVLSERDPGKLPWKNLSVYLAVESTGLFTDREKASLHLQAGATKVLISAPAKNPDITLVLGVNHEKYDHANHNIISNASCTTNCVSPVAKVLNDNFGLKKALMTTAHAYTNDQRIQDLVHRKLRRGRAGAVSIIPTTTGAALAATVVLPELSGRMNGLALRVPVPNVSIVDLTVLLEKETTAEEINAAFKAAAEGPLKGIMDYTEEQLVSVDFNHNPYSATIDGPSTMVVGGNLAKVLAWYDNEWGFSCRMSELVELIGKKACL; via the coding sequence ATGGCAATAAAAGTAGCTATAAACGGATTTGGCAGAATTGGACGCTTACTCTTCAGAGCTGCCACGGAAAGAAAAGCCAACATAGACTTCGTAGCAGTAAACGACCTCGCCCCCCCAGAAACCCTAGCATACCTCCTCAAAAATGACTCAGTGCATGGGCACCCCCCATTTGACGTAAAGGTTGAAGCGGATAAGATAGTTGTAGACGGCAAACCGATAAAAGTACTCTCAGAAAGAGATCCAGGTAAATTACCCTGGAAGAATCTAAGCGTTTACTTGGCAGTCGAATCAACCGGCTTATTCACAGACAGAGAAAAAGCTTCACTGCACTTGCAAGCAGGCGCCACGAAAGTCTTAATTTCCGCACCCGCCAAAAACCCTGACATTACCTTAGTGTTAGGCGTAAACCACGAAAAATACGACCATGCAAACCACAACATTATCTCAAATGCTTCGTGCACAACAAACTGCGTCTCTCCAGTTGCCAAAGTATTGAACGACAACTTCGGCCTAAAGAAGGCACTCATGACAACTGCCCATGCATATACAAACGACCAAAGAATCCAAGATCTGGTCCATAGAAAACTCCGCAGAGGCAGAGCAGGAGCAGTATCAATCATACCTACAACAACGGGCGCTGCTTTAGCTGCTACAGTCGTACTTCCAGAACTTTCAGGAAGAATGAATGGTCTTGCTTTAAGAGTTCCAGTGCCAAATGTCTCAATAGTTGACCTTACGGTGTTGCTAGAAAAGGAAACAACAGCAGAGGAAATCAACGCTGCATTCAAGGCAGCTGCTGAAGGACCGCTCAAGGGAATAATGGACTATACAGAAGAACAGCTTGTTTCAGTTGATTTTAACCACAATCCATACTCTGCAACGATCGATGGGCCATCCACGATGGTAGTTGGCGGTAACCTGGCAAAGGTGCTTGCCTGGTACGACAATGAATGGGGCTTCTCCTGCCGCATGAGTGAACTCGTGGAACTCATAGGCAAGAAAGCCTGCCTCTGA
- the gcvH gene encoding glycine cleavage system protein GcvH: protein MVKVNDVEVPEGLYYTKEYEWVKIEGDKARIGITDHAQKQLREIVYAELPTEGETIIQNEPYGTVESVKAVSDLIAPLSGTIEQVNTEVQNSPELLNQAPYNKGWLLVIAPSNMDELKNIMNHTQAVEWHKSL from the coding sequence ATGGTAAAAGTAAACGACGTCGAAGTCCCCGAAGGATTATACTACACAAAGGAATACGAATGGGTAAAAATCGAAGGCGACAAAGCCCGCATAGGTATAACAGACCATGCCCAAAAACAACTACGCGAAATCGTCTACGCAGAACTACCCACAGAAGGCGAAACAATAATCCAAAACGAACCATACGGCACAGTAGAATCCGTCAAAGCAGTCTCAGACCTCATAGCACCCCTAAGTGGCACAATCGAACAAGTAAACACCGAAGTCCAAAACAGCCCAGAACTCCTCAACCAAGCACCCTACAACAAAGGCTGGCTACTCGTAATAGCCCCCAGCAACATGGATGAACTAAAAAACATAATGAACCACACCCAAGCAGTAGAGTGGCACAAAAGTCTCTAA
- a CDS encoding phosphoglycerate kinase, with protein sequence MNDFDFINKTALVRVDFNSPIDPQSKKILEDVRIRFSGETTIKELAEEGAKVVVLAHQGRPGEPDFISLEQHAKILGKMLNKTVKYVDDLFGEKAKRAIKDLKSGEILVLENVRTYPEERKKGTPEEHAKTDFVKSLTPLADVFVNDAFAAAHRAHVSIVGFTEVLPSVAGRIMERELNALSKALELPEKPCVYIIGGAKADDALKISKHVLDNNIADDVLTGGVAGHLFLVAKGVDLGKPNIEFLEKKKLMRFVSGIKEFVKSYPNQIKTPYDLAVDVDDKRKEIAVEELPTNYPIYDIGTKTIQHYSEIIRKARSIVISGPVGVFEKEEFMKGTKEILEATAESKAFSLVGGGHTVAAVEQLGLEKKMGYVSTAGGALIEFLMGEKLPGVAALEAAAKRQF encoded by the coding sequence ATGAATGATTTCGATTTCATAAATAAAACCGCTCTGGTAAGGGTGGACTTTAACTCTCCAATTGACCCTCAATCAAAGAAAATTCTTGAAGACGTAAGAATCAGATTCAGTGGAGAAACAACAATTAAGGAACTTGCCGAGGAAGGCGCAAAAGTGGTGGTGCTGGCACATCAGGGAAGACCGGGAGAACCCGACTTCATCTCACTTGAGCAGCATGCAAAGATTTTAGGCAAAATGCTAAACAAAACCGTCAAGTATGTGGATGACCTCTTTGGAGAAAAAGCAAAGAGAGCCATTAAAGACTTGAAAAGTGGGGAAATTCTGGTTCTAGAAAACGTTAGAACATACCCCGAAGAACGAAAGAAAGGAACACCAGAAGAACACGCAAAAACAGATTTTGTTAAATCACTAACGCCTCTAGCTGACGTGTTCGTTAACGATGCTTTCGCGGCAGCTCACCGCGCCCATGTCTCCATCGTAGGCTTCACAGAAGTATTGCCGAGTGTTGCGGGTCGTATTATGGAGAGAGAACTCAACGCCTTAAGCAAAGCCCTTGAATTGCCAGAAAAGCCTTGCGTCTACATTATAGGTGGCGCAAAAGCAGACGATGCTCTAAAAATTTCGAAGCATGTGTTGGACAACAACATCGCTGACGACGTTTTGACAGGTGGCGTGGCAGGTCATTTGTTCCTAGTTGCAAAGGGCGTGGACCTTGGAAAACCAAACATAGAGTTTCTGGAGAAGAAGAAGTTGATGAGGTTCGTTTCAGGCATCAAGGAATTTGTAAAGAGCTATCCGAACCAAATTAAGACACCTTACGACCTAGCTGTAGATGTAGACGATAAACGGAAAGAAATAGCTGTAGAAGAACTTCCGACAAACTATCCAATCTATGATATCGGAACAAAAACTATCCAACACTACAGTGAAATAATACGAAAAGCCAGATCCATCGTGATCAGCGGACCTGTGGGAGTCTTTGAAAAGGAAGAATTCATGAAAGGAACTAAAGAGATCCTAGAGGCCACAGCGGAGTCAAAAGCATTCTCTCTTGTTGGAGGAGGCCACACAGTGGCGGCAGTTGAACAATTAGGGCTTGAAAAGAAAATGGGCTACGTAAGCACTGCTGGCGGAGCATTAATAGAGTTTCTAATGGGCGAAAAACTGCCTGGAGTGGCTGCCTTGGAAGCAGCAGCAAAAAGACAATTCTAA
- a CDS encoding FAD-dependent oxidoreductase, protein MTRKIVIIGANATGVDAASVARKTDRTAEITLINKERHSGYSRCGLPFVIGGHIPNFSDLIVFPPNFYQMMKLNLKTETTATNINPTNKTIDITDKTGNTETIPYDSLILATGAYSFIPPIKGREKQGVYSLRTIEDGLQIDQAIRNGARNAAIIGAGLIGLETAVALKERGLNTTVIELLPQVLPVMLDKDMAKLVHEMLEQKGLRIIVGKGVDEILGAETTAAVSVAGEQFPADIVVVATGVRANTELATKAGIATGETRTIKTNARMETNIKDIYAAGDCAESINIITKKPACPQLGTVAVRHAKVAGINAAGSYALFTGVLGSAVTQFFDTQIGATGLTEFFARRDGIETVAGTITSKTRADYYPGAKPVKVKLIVEKESQRIIGGQIIAGEEVTQRINALSFAIQKQMTIRELAKADTAYAPPLNETWDPMVLAAEVALRKLR, encoded by the coding sequence ATGACTCGAAAAATAGTTATTATCGGCGCTAATGCTACTGGCGTTGACGCAGCCTCAGTTGCCAGAAAAACTGACCGCACTGCCGAAATCACACTCATAAATAAAGAAAGACATAGCGGATACTCTCGCTGTGGCTTACCCTTTGTCATCGGCGGCCACATACCAAACTTCAGCGATCTCATAGTTTTTCCCCCAAACTTCTACCAAATGATGAAGCTAAACCTAAAAACAGAAACAACAGCCACAAACATAAATCCCACAAACAAAACAATCGACATAACCGACAAAACTGGCAACACAGAAACTATACCCTACGACAGCTTAATCCTCGCCACAGGCGCTTACTCCTTCATCCCCCCAATAAAAGGCAGAGAAAAGCAAGGCGTGTACTCTCTCCGCACAATAGAAGATGGCCTACAAATTGACCAAGCAATCAGAAATGGAGCAAGAAACGCCGCCATCATCGGCGCCGGACTAATCGGCTTAGAGACAGCTGTGGCTTTGAAGGAAAGAGGATTAAACACGACAGTAATAGAGCTCTTACCCCAAGTCCTGCCTGTTATGCTGGACAAGGACATGGCGAAGCTTGTCCACGAAATGCTTGAACAAAAAGGATTAAGGATAATCGTAGGAAAAGGCGTTGACGAAATTCTCGGAGCAGAAACAACGGCAGCTGTTTCAGTTGCAGGTGAACAATTCCCAGCTGATATCGTAGTAGTGGCAACAGGAGTCAGAGCTAACACAGAACTCGCAACAAAAGCAGGCATAGCCACAGGTGAAACAAGAACCATAAAAACAAATGCAAGAATGGAAACAAACATCAAGGACATTTACGCTGCAGGCGACTGCGCTGAAAGCATCAACATAATCACCAAAAAACCGGCATGCCCTCAACTGGGTACAGTAGCAGTGAGACATGCAAAAGTTGCAGGAATCAACGCTGCAGGAAGCTACGCATTATTCACAGGAGTTCTCGGCTCAGCAGTAACACAATTCTTCGACACACAAATAGGTGCCACGGGTCTAACAGAATTCTTCGCAAGAAGAGACGGAATAGAAACCGTCGCTGGAACAATCACTTCGAAAACAAGAGCAGACTATTATCCCGGCGCTAAGCCAGTAAAAGTGAAACTGATTGTCGAAAAAGAATCCCAACGAATCATCGGAGGCCAAATTATAGCTGGAGAAGAAGTCACTCAACGCATAAATGCACTATCCTTCGCCATACAAAAACAGATGACTATCCGAGAGCTAGCTAAAGCAGACACAGCCTATGCACCGCCATTGAACGAAACATGGGATCCCATGGTCTTAGCCGCAGAAGTGGCACTGAGGAAACTCCGCTAA